The stretch of DNA TAGGCACGAATCCGTTTTCCAGCGGACCATGTATTTCGCCTTCGGGTAAATGAATTCCCAACCCAGCACAAGCGTAGGAACCCCAAGCATTCGCAACCTGTCGGGGAGCGGCGCATACTCGCCCTGCGTGCTTAAAAGCACCACGGCATCAAGACGCCGGTACATGGCAAACAGTAAAGCGTCTTCCATGAGCAACATGTTCGGACCCACGTAGCCGGTCTCTGCAGGGTTATTAAAATGCACGCTGTAACCGGCATCCATCAGTTTCTGTTCCAACCTGAACACGCCCTCGTGGTCGCGTGCAAACACATGCGGATCGCGGTACGGGTGGTAATAGTGCGACTCCATTTGCAAATCGCGATACTTGCCTCCCTCGAAGTAGCGTATCGCCTGCGATTCGACCCAGAGCCTTAAGCTCCTGAAGTCCAAGCTCGAATGAAAACGATGAACGTTGCGGTAATAATCGTTCACCTTCTTGAGCGTAAAGCCATCCAGGAAAAATCCTATGCGGAGCGGTTGCGGCATAATACCTCCATAAAAGACGTGCCTCTTACTAACACGCTTTTTTTGAGGTACCTAATACCAATTTCAGATGTTAAATTTTCTATACAAACTATCGCGGTTAAAAATTCGCGATTAAAGAAGCTTTTTCTTCTTCAAGTCATCCATGAGCGAACCCGGCATCCAGTCCTTGAGTTCCTTGAACTTCGGGTCGTCCAAAGTCTTGCGCCAGGCTTCGGCCTTTGCCTTGTCGCCCTTGTCGCTGTAAATGCGAATCAAGTTCAACGCCGAGCACCAGTAGCGAATGCTCTTGCCTGTACGCTTTAAATAGTCGGCGGCGCTACGTTCGTAAATGCCCGCGGCCTCGCCATACTTTTTGAGGCGATAAAGCATGTCGGCCTTAATCTGCAACATGACCGGGTGATTCGGCGCGCGCTTGAGTCCGCGTTCGGCAAGCTTAAGGCCTGTCGAAAAATCTTCCTTGTCGTAATGCATCCAAATGAGCGGCGTCAGGAACAGCGGCCAGAAACGTTCGGACTTTTGCGAGGCACTGTCGAGAATGGCCAGGTAAAGATCGCGGTTGTCCGACTTGAACGGCACCCAGCTAAAACTCTTGTCTATGTAGTAGGCGTAAATGGCAAAGAAGGCGCGTGCCTCGAGTTCCTTGGAATCTTCGAATGCCTTGGCTGCAGAGCGCGTGGTCATTGCCCCTTTGACCGAATGCCCCGTCTCGCCCTGTACGAAACCCATCTCAAAACGGCGCAAGGCATCCCATAGGCCAGCGGTCTTGCAGTTTTCCAAATACTTGCCCGCCTTCTGGAGTGCAGCCGTATCGCCCTTGTCGTCGTAAACGCTAATGCGCACGATATTTTCGAGCACGCAGCCCGCGCCCTCGTTTTCGGCACGGAGTTTCTTGGCAAGTTCCAGGGCATCGCCATAGCGCAGCGCCATGGTCGCCGAAGTCGCCTTGGACCAGAGTTCCGCCTGCCCCTGGGGAAGCG from uncultured Fibrobacter sp. encodes:
- a CDS encoding NYN domain-containing protein gives rise to the protein MPQPLRIGFFLDGFTLKKVNDYYRNVHRFHSSLDFRSLRLWVESQAIRYFEGGKYRDLQMESHYYHPYRDPHVFARDHEGVFRLEQKLMDAGYSVHFNNPAETGYVGPNMLLMEDALLFAMYRRLDAVVLLSTQGEYAPLPDRLRMLGVPTLVLGWEFIYPKAKYMVRWKTDSCLKRSCAHYVAMEKILDSNPNGDAPRGFFFQREHAFSKGRNPRPKVAVGRDPHAPRRLN